atcttaaaacttaatataaataatcgtaCTAATAACTTATTGTATGTATCAAAACAATATACTATCaagttaaaatgttatgtaatgcaTAATCTGCTTATTACCTGCACACTCCTACGTGGTAACGGCACTTTGCTGGCATCCTTAACCTCGGCTTCAATTTCACTGACGGTACCGGCTGGCTGACCATTTATCCACTTACAACACCATTCGCCCGGCAACAAGAAGCTTTCCGGCATTTCAAGGGGCCTGGTTGGTGTTGCTAATTCCTCAGTCTTCAATAACATTTGTTTCCTCATTTCCTCGACTTGCCGTTTCATCTCTTCCAGCTCGCTTTTCACCTTCTCTACCTGCTTCTTAACCTTCTTCTCCTGTAACAATctcaatttcttatttttctttattttagatAGTTTCTTAGACTTCTCTTTGTCCATATCCGCTTTTGTATCAACTTCGTTTACGGGCTTCATTTCTATGACGGGTTCTAATTTTACTACTGGTTTGGGCGAATCGACCTTTTCCATTTGATGCAAACCATCTTCGAGTTTGTTTATAACGACTTTCATTTTCTCGATAACCTCTTGTTTACTGTCATCTGGTTTTTCGAATTTTTCCAATTTTACTTCTTCATCTATGacctaaatttaataattttccataaattttatatgattactttaatgtattataattgtatagaatTTAATACTTTAAGCTACTTACCGGTTCAACATATTCATTTGACTCCAATCCTAAATCTCTAGGTACTACAAGATCTGAGTTACTACCTACTGTACCGATATCAACTGGTTCatctttattaactttaatttccTGCTCTTCTTTGACATCTTCAGGTTTCGTTTCAGGTGATTGTGTTGTAACAGTCTCAGTTTTCTCATCAGTGATTATTGGTTCACTAACATCTTCCTTAGCAACAGTCCCTATGATGGAAGCTACTGCATCTACAGATAAAATTACTTAGGTAAGTATATTTCTAATGtgtaatagtaattataatcaaaGAGGCTAACTCTTACCTGGTATATCCATCTTGACGTCAAGTTTAAGTTCTTCTATAGGTTTAGgtttaattgtactttttaaaactttagGTTTCTTTTCACTTACAATCTTAGTATCAACTTTCTCTTcaggtatttttgtttttttccttTGTTTCTTCTGAccaatattgaaaatttctttaatatttaatttccttttCATTTCGCGTCGTTCACTTTTTGAACCTAAATAATCACGGGTGGGATCAAACAGGTGGGTATGGAAAATAGGAAATGTTGCGTGAGCACTTGGAGAAGATGCAACAGTGGGTCCAGCACCAGCTAGAGTTGGAGATGGAGTTGAAGCTGTTGAGGACACCGACGTGTCAATAGTAAGACACTCAGAACTTCCTGCTCTTCCTGAAGTAGACTTCAATTTATACAACCTTGATGTACTGCACTTCCATTGAAAACCGTCATCAAAAATAACCTCGTAATGGCCtgttaatgcaaaaaaataataaacaaaaatagaaaaaaaaaattatatcataacagTCTATCAAAAAACATCACTATCAGAAAATGATGTTATACTTTTCGTTGTGTACTCCTGAGGATTATGATAGATCTAAGGAAACATTTCCAATTAATTGTCAAACAAATTTTTTACCATTTCCCAGATCATTAGATATTGTAGCGATAAATCTTCGATTATCTCTCCAACGTGCCAAACATCTTTCTCCCACtacaaattcaattttagtTTTGTCTTCTTGCTTAACTTCGTCCTTAAAAGTTTCAGAAACATCTGCAGGAGTTGGATCTTGGACAGCTGAAGATATCGAGGGAATTGGTGAAGTATTGGTAGTCATTGGCCTTAGTCTGGGACTACTGACATTTATCCATTCATCGTGCCTGAAAACACAGTTACTCATTAGAGatgctaaaattaaaaaagaaatttaccATATACAACTacttctataaattattatttaacaacaaaattaaataaaccaaaatcaataaatcaaaaggtatatttagttaaaaacaatCACTATAGTCTAGACaggaaaaaacataaataactaatttgaCCTTAAATCGAAAcaacatcattggtcgagatccaAAATAAATCTGTGGTATTCAGTATGGATtcattgaaagtaaaattaaactagaTCGGTGTTCCAGACAGGGTACTAAACTTTATACCAGCTAGTATCACCAATATATCTTGTGTACTATCTATAGTGAAACTTTCTaagttattttcttaaatactcATAGTAATAATCTTGTTAATAAAGTAACACACATGAATGCAATAATGCAACTTTTACACgttttgttaagaaaaaatattgtaaaggataattttataataataaaaataagcatcatattattcaatatggaatCTTCAGACacagtttaaaaatagtaatatgatAGTAaatttactaacagtatttaaaacgggatatttagcatgttttttatttttatttggtggagctcgatatttcgacattatctacgaatgtcttgttcacgagacttcTCTCGTGTCTTCTGTCGTGTCGTGTCGAGcttcaccaaataaaaataaaaaacatggtaaatatcccattttaaatactgttagtaataaaaataaccatgttaatttaaaatcttaaatttactAACTTCGTAGATACAGTATTATAGTGCACTAATACTTCCATTTCATCGTAATCAACTTCGACTATCTCAGCGGCATACCAGATATCACCAAAATCCTTCACCTCAACCTTCGAGCCCACTGATAAGGCCATACTACTATTACCTGAAAGAactttcaatttgaaaaaattaaaaaaagacaatttttgTATGGCTGAttccattattatattatactagttgttACTCATGGTTTTACATGTTTTTCAGGTTGATTGTCAGATCCTCGAGGTGAACCTCAAGCTAACttcttacaaaattttattaaatttgtttagtgGTTTAGCAGTGAAAGcataacagatagacagagctacttttgcctttataatattaatatagaaaggtatatatatataacattttatcattacattagaagcattttaaatatattgttaagttTAAACTTTgtgttgttataatatatttcataatttacctTTCTCTTTAGGACTTAAGCTATGTTTTGTAAGAGTTTTAATGTCTTTATTGTTTGCAATTTTTGCTTCGGATTCACTTAAAATCATATCCATAACACTAGTAGCTATAACAATAGGATCTCCTTGCTCTATCACTTCCATTTGATTGATTATATCATCATTTTGTGCTGCTTCTATCTTCTCTAGAGCTTTGTCAAAGTCTTTCTGACCTTCTCTATcctttatttctttttcttgatcttctatatatttttttatagcctCCACATTTTCACCTTCAGATTCTTTGCTGCTAGATGATAAGTTTAACTTCTCATCAACATCTTTGGTGGGGCTTGGTGTTTCCATGTTTTTGTCTGTTTTAAAGTCTGTCATGGTCCAAGAAAATATTGACGGAACGGCATCTGTAATCAATGTTTACTATGTATTTATCTCTCTGGCTTTGATTGGTTGAATACAAGACAATCACTATCTACTAGGTCCAACACATAAAGAAAGACAAATAGTATCACTATTTATTACTTGTTAATTTCTAATAGTAGTCAATCAAAAAATTATGGTATGACATAACTACTcaagcaatataaataatgagtaGATAATGAAACTACAAAGAGAATGACtaactacaaaaaaataaacattgtgtagaaaaagtaaaataaagtgcacaacaaagtcaaataaaaataactataaggataaaaagaaaaaattatctaACATTGAAACATCTACAGTGTGTAAATACCTGACTTAAGAACATAGCGCGAGTCCtgataaatttgaaaatcaCTTTTACAAAAGTGTCGTGAGCACACATAGGTAGAGTGAGCTGTGTTTGTGTGCATATAGTGTGTAACTAATACCCATTTTTCACGCAATATCTTATCTTTTGGGAACTTGTGATATGTTACACCAATATCTTCTCTTCTCGTTGAGGAAGAATTACAGTTTTCTACACAACATTTTTTAACAGCCATCCTagtttacaaaaattgttagCAAACTGTTACCTAGCATTGAGATAACTCTATAAGATATATACATAAGACTGtactatgattattatttgtaatcattagtgttttaaatttataatgtaaatatatatatatagttaatacaaatattattctcaCATAAACAATACTTACTTAAATATGAaactcctaaatatatatattggtctTTCCTGATAAATTCATTTTTGATAACTTCTCGCAACAATGCAAATCAACAGAGCAATATTATTCACCTTATTTACTTTAAGATACtagtacaatattttgtaaatctacaataaagttattctattaatcaatatttttgcaGTTTCACACAACACAATACCAAACATTAACTTGACAACTAAATCGAAAACGAAATGCCAATAATGGCatagataattaaaacataacacaaggtttattaatactttatgtattcatatttaaattagagataccagaaatttaaacatattctcTATCTTGcccaaataatataacaatgtaaagtagttttcaaataataaaaaaaaaattcaatgcgATAAgtctttataacaaaaaaagtgAACAAGTCTAAGATATAAACACACTTAATTAATgtgtctaataataaattaaaagtttaccaTAATTTACTTGTTAATATTTCCATCTTGTTTTTATAACTAACTAATGTATAACCTGcctaactaatatataaattccaGCAGTAGCACTAgctttattatattcgtattatgcTACAAATTATTGCAGACATTaaggatttattattaaaaaaaacctttatacgtatttaaattttatataaaaatgtattcctaATTttctagtaaattaattatttcatttacataactatataattgaaatgttcTGAATCTATTGAGGATTCAGAACCACGATGACGTATTGGGTATTGACGTTTAAAGAGAGAGTGTTTTgtgtttgtgtttaatttatacaaatattactcGAATTATTCTAGTCTAATGAATGTTAGTTATAACAAGAAAAAATGGATTTAGCTAAGTCTCTATTTAGCTCACGCGATCATGTAGGGTATGTGGGGCGTGAAGAACATGAACGCAAAATCAGTGCAGCTTTAGCAGATGACGACCCCGAAGACATAATCGATGCTATCCGTGGGATGAATGTCGCTGATGAATTATTACCAGCTCCTGGTGGACCATTTTCCGCTTTGACACCCAGCATGGTACCTCAAGATATTATGGCAAAATTAGCACAACCAGAATCAGAAGGTCACGGAGGTGGACTTCCCGATTACAGATTCGATGAATTTGGGTTCTGTGTTGAAGAAGAAGACGGTCCCGAACAAAGCTCCAACAAATTACTTGCCAATGTTTTCGTAGAAGACGACCAACATCGTCTACAGTGGGAATTTTatagtaaagaaataaatttctcAGAGAGTGAAAACAAATTAGAAAAAACTGATAAATTGCAGAAAATGGTTAAGGATGGAGTCCCTCACTCTCTGCGTCCACAAGTGTGGATGCATCTGTGTGGTGCTAATAAAAAGCGAGCATCAACAGAGATAACTTACCATGAAATAGTAAGAGCGTCCAGTGATGATGGATTGGTTACCAGTAAGCAAATTGAGAAAGACTTAGTCCAAATTTTAcctaataatgtttgtttttcacATCCTACAAGCACTGGTGTACCAAGACTTCGTCGTATCCTCAGAGCATTAGCTTGGTTATACCCTGACATTGGTTATTGTCAAGGAACTGGTATGATTGCTGCTTCCCTTTTGTTGCTTATGGAAGAAGAAGAGGCATTCTGGATAATGTGCACCACAGTAGAAGACCTCTTACCAGCTTCCTATTATTCATCAACATTAATAGGTATACAGGCTGATCAAAAAGTTCTAAGAAGCTTAATATCTACTTACTTACCTGGTATTGATCAAGTCCTCAATGCCCATGACATTGAACTCTCTCTTATAACTATGCACTGGTTTCTAACATTGTATGCTAATGTAGTACACATGAAAATACTACTTAGGGTATGGGATTTGTTCTTCTTAGATGGCTCGATTGTTCTTTTCAAAGCAACATTAGCTATGTTAAAGATCAAGGAAAACCGATTTACAGAAATATCGAATTCTGCTCAGATTTTTAATGCTTTATCTGACATTCCTGGAGAAATTGATGATGTAGACctcttaattaaaacaattgatgAAGTCTGTGGTGAAACACTAAGCCCAGCTTTAATTGAAACGCATCGTAGAAGACATTTAGCTTATTTGATGGCTGATCAAGGTGCATTGGTTGGAAATCCAAATGCAGTACCAAATCTCCCTAAACAGCAACTTCAACGTCGCCAAATTAAAAGAAGCAAATCAGTTATTCAAACTATTCTTTTTGGAGATGATAGTAATAATGAAGATGCTgtttcaaaaaatgttaaacaaacTGAAATTCTGGTTGATTTAAGAGAAGCAATTTTACAAGTTGCTCGACATTTTCTTGCCCTTGAACCACAACTAGCTTCAGAAGTTCAACTCACTGCTGACTACAGTATGCAAAGTCATGCAGCAGACCGTGAGAGGTATGTCAATGTATCTAGAAGTAAAAGAAGACGTGCTAAGGCTCTATTAGATTTTGAAAGGAGAGATGGAGATGAATTGGGGTTTAGAAAGAATGATGTTATAGAAGTTATCAGTTCAAGGGATGAACATTGTTGGATTGGAGAATTAAATGGCTTAAGAGGCTGGTTTCCTGCAAGATTTGTGAAATTATTAGATGAGAAAGGTGTGAAATATAGTAGAGCTGGAGATGATTCTGTGACAGAGAAAGCAGCTCATCTAGTAAGAGGAGTTTTGGCACCAGCATTTAAAAGAGTATTATTGCATGGCATAAAGAAACCAAGCTTTTTAGATGGACCTTGTCATCCATGGTTGTTTATTGAGGAAGCTTCATCTAGAGAAGTAGAAAAAGATTTCAATTCTGTATACAGTCGTTtagttttatgtaaaacatatCGTTTGGACGAAGATGGTAAGGTTCTCACACCAGAAGAGTTGTTATACAGATGTGTACAAGCAATAAATCTCTCACATGACAATGCTCATGCACAAATGGATGTTAAATTACGCACACTAATTTGTATGGGGTTAAATGAAGAAGCTTTACATTTATGGCTAGAAGTTCTATGTTCTTGTGTTGATGTTGTCCAGAAGTGGTATCATCCTTGGTCTTTTATTAATTCACCAGGTTGGGTTCAAATTAAATGTGAATTGAGAATTCTATCTCAatttgggtttaatttaaaccCCGATTGGGAGCTTCCACTAAAAAAAGATACACAAAATCAACCATTAAAGGAAGGTGTGAGAGATATGCTGGTAAAACATCACCTATTTTCTTGGGACCTGTAAAAACCAAACCTAgtccattttataaaatttgtacaaaatttaaacaatactaaTTCAAGCTAAATTGTATatctgaaaattatattttcatatttcattataGATGTGGTTAAATTGTACTTATAAgcactaaaaaaattataaaagtcaccatctgtataaatattagtCTTGTTTATACTTTGTACatatactattaaaatgaaCTAAACA
This genomic window from Vanessa tameamea isolate UH-Manoa-2023 chromosome 5, ilVanTame1 primary haplotype, whole genome shotgun sequence contains:
- the LOC113392764 gene encoding small G protein signaling modulator 3 homolog; protein product: MDLAKSLFSSRDHVGYVGREEHERKISAALADDDPEDIIDAIRGMNVADELLPAPGGPFSALTPSMVPQDIMAKLAQPESEGHGGGLPDYRFDEFGFCVEEEDGPEQSSNKLLANVFVEDDQHRLQWEFYSKEINFSESENKLEKTDKLQKMVKDGVPHSLRPQVWMHLCGANKKRASTEITYHEIVRASSDDGLVTSKQIEKDLVQILPNNVCFSHPTSTGVPRLRRILRALAWLYPDIGYCQGTGMIAASLLLLMEEEEAFWIMCTTVEDLLPASYYSSTLIGIQADQKVLRSLISTYLPGIDQVLNAHDIELSLITMHWFLTLYANVVHMKILLRVWDLFFLDGSIVLFKATLAMLKIKENRFTEISNSAQIFNALSDIPGEIDDVDLLIKTIDEVCGETLSPALIETHRRRHLAYLMADQGALVGNPNAVPNLPKQQLQRRQIKRSKSVIQTILFGDDSNNEDAVSKNVKQTEILVDLREAILQVARHFLALEPQLASEVQLTADYSMQSHAADRERYVNVSRSKRRRAKALLDFERRDGDELGFRKNDVIEVISSRDEHCWIGELNGLRGWFPARFVKLLDEKGVKYSRAGDDSVTEKAAHLVRGVLAPAFKRVLLHGIKKPSFLDGPCHPWLFIEEASSREVEKDFNSVYSRLVLCKTYRLDEDGKVLTPEELLYRCVQAINLSHDNAHAQMDVKLRTLICMGLNEEALHLWLEVLCSCVDVVQKWYHPWSFINSPGWVQIKCELRILSQFGFNLNPDWELPLKKDTQNQPLKEGVRDMLVKHHLFSWDL